In one Paracoccus everestensis genomic region, the following are encoded:
- a CDS encoding DeoR/GlpR family DNA-binding transcription regulator: protein MNIRQMQILELVRASGRASVEDLSARLEVTPQTIRRDLGELADQGVLDRVHGGAILRSGASNIAYEERRRMNEDAKAAIGRACAAQIPDNSSVILNIGTTTEAVARALLRHRNLTVVTNNMNVANILAANESCEVLVAGGLLRRSDGGLVGDLTREFMANFKTDYAIIGCSALDEDGDILDFDLAEVRVSRAILRQARERWLVTDSAKLAQKAPIRVVSLAELDTIFIDSPIPEPLRRVCDQGGTRVVVASEEA from the coding sequence ATGAACATCAGGCAGATGCAGATCCTGGAACTCGTGCGGGCATCGGGCCGGGCCAGCGTCGAGGACTTGTCAGCGCGCCTTGAGGTGACGCCCCAGACGATCCGCCGCGACCTGGGGGAACTGGCGGACCAGGGCGTCCTGGACCGTGTCCATGGCGGTGCGATCCTGCGCAGCGGTGCCAGCAACATCGCCTATGAAGAACGCCGCCGAATGAATGAGGACGCCAAGGCGGCCATCGGCCGCGCCTGCGCCGCCCAGATCCCCGACAACAGTTCGGTGATCCTCAACATCGGCACCACGACCGAGGCGGTGGCACGCGCCCTGCTGCGGCATCGCAACCTGACGGTCGTGACCAACAACATGAACGTGGCCAATATCCTGGCCGCCAACGAAAGCTGCGAGGTGCTGGTCGCGGGCGGATTGCTGCGCCGGTCCGACGGGGGGCTGGTGGGCGATCTGACCCGCGAGTTCATGGCGAACTTCAAGACTGACTATGCCATCATCGGCTGCTCCGCCCTGGACGAGGACGGCGACATCCTGGACTTTGACCTGGCCGAGGTTCGCGTCAGCCGCGCCATCCTGCGCCAGGCGCGCGAACGCTGGCTGGTGACGGATTCGGCCAAGCTGGCGCAAAAGGCCCCCATCCGGGTTGTGTCATTGGCCGAGCTTGACACGATCTTCATCGACAGCCCGATCCCGGAACCATTGCGTCGAGTCTGCGACCAGGGCGGAACGCGCGTGGTGGTGGCCTCCGAGGAGGCTTGA
- a CDS encoding IS110 family RNA-guided transposase: MINRTIGIDLAIRGDHVAQIYDNGQPVGRPIRFRHNPCSLDAFVARAISDIGPDDCVQAIMEPTGMSWFPVAHRLADVGVAVARVKGKRVKALRRYLSEHAKTDLADAHVLAAIPSFGGPRLDPVHIPAPKSHALQRLTKQRSRFQDAVASAKRRLLDLVRWASPLLERVLPDFGTRLAMALLQHWVDPEVVLKARRSTIARFIALHASGNHPHSGAFVDALIEGLRQAAREALALHRDHLDFTELQAEICIEIDVMKVNMLARDQLTLKIEAIYCELQPEDVLRTIPGIGRHLAPVLLGVLHCADRFQSERHIRGFCGLFPRRSDSGGTERPGQKITQGGNDRIKRALMLAADAARKIDPDLAEVYCKMMTHRSHHHKQALCAVANRLVSRIFHVLRTGKPYILRDRDGREISLAEAKALITERYTVSESIRATRRVNRVSIAA, from the coding sequence ATGATCAACAGAACGATTGGAATAGACCTCGCCATCCGAGGTGATCATGTCGCCCAGATCTACGACAATGGCCAGCCTGTCGGCCGGCCCATACGGTTCCGTCACAACCCTTGCTCCCTAGACGCTTTCGTTGCGCGCGCAATCTCCGATATAGGCCCGGATGACTGCGTGCAGGCGATCATGGAACCCACCGGCATGAGCTGGTTTCCGGTTGCCCACCGGCTCGCCGATGTCGGCGTCGCAGTCGCGCGCGTCAAAGGCAAGCGGGTGAAGGCCCTGCGCCGCTACCTGTCTGAACACGCCAAGACCGATCTGGCGGATGCGCATGTCTTGGCTGCCATTCCGAGCTTCGGAGGGCCGAGGCTCGATCCGGTTCATATCCCAGCCCCGAAGAGCCATGCCTTGCAGCGTCTTACCAAGCAGCGCAGCCGCTTCCAGGATGCCGTTGCCTCAGCCAAGCGTCGGCTTCTCGATCTCGTTCGATGGGCATCCCCGCTTCTCGAGCGCGTGCTGCCAGACTTCGGCACCCGGCTCGCCATGGCGCTTCTGCAGCATTGGGTCGATCCGGAGGTAGTCCTCAAGGCGCGAAGGTCTACGATCGCACGCTTCATTGCCCTGCATGCCAGCGGAAATCATCCTCATAGCGGTGCCTTTGTTGATGCGCTTATCGAAGGGCTCCGCCAGGCCGCCCGGGAAGCCCTTGCCCTTCATCGCGATCATCTCGACTTTACTGAACTGCAGGCCGAGATCTGCATCGAGATTGATGTCATGAAGGTCAACATGCTCGCTCGGGACCAGTTGACGCTCAAGATCGAGGCAATTTACTGCGAATTGCAGCCCGAAGATGTCCTGCGCACCATCCCCGGCATCGGTCGCCATCTGGCACCCGTGCTGCTGGGGGTGCTCCATTGTGCCGACCGCTTCCAATCTGAGCGACACATTCGCGGCTTCTGCGGTCTGTTTCCGCGCCGTTCGGACAGCGGCGGCACCGAAAGGCCAGGCCAGAAGATCACCCAAGGCGGCAATGATCGGATCAAGCGTGCTCTTATGCTGGCAGCCGACGCCGCCCGAAAGATCGATCCTGATCTTGCCGAGGTCTACTGCAAGATGATGACCCACCGGAGCCACCACCACAAGCAAGCCCTCTGCGCCGTCGCCAATCGGCTCGTCAGCCGCATCTTCCACGTTTTGCGAACTGGGAAGCCATATATCTTGCGTGACCGAGACGGGCGCGAGATCTCTCTTGCCGAGGCAAAGGCCCTGATCACCGAGCGCTACACCGTATCCGAAAGCATCCGTGCCACACGGCGCGTCAATCGAGTTTCCATTGCGGCATAG
- a CDS encoding DUF6429 family protein: MEIDRDKIDEAVLALLWLTLHDERRAWKGFDWDVLERLHARGLIADPVNKAKSVVLTDEGLRQSEELFRALFTRPRS; the protein is encoded by the coding sequence ATGGAGATTGATCGGGACAAGATCGACGAGGCTGTTCTGGCGCTGCTGTGGTTGACGCTGCATGACGAGCGGCGCGCGTGGAAAGGCTTTGACTGGGACGTCCTGGAGCGGTTGCATGCCAGGGGCCTGATCGCCGATCCGGTCAACAAGGCAAAGTCGGTTGTCCTGACCGATGAGGGCCTGCGGCAGTCCGAAGAACTCTTCCGGGCGCTGTTTACGCGGCCTCGGTCTTGA
- the tnpA gene encoding IS66-like element accessory protein TnpA: MHSDVVNDVSYAGLSMRGDILGLERRRRWSDEEKLGIVLSIGVAGATVTQVAQRHEVTRQQLYAWRHELKKKGLLSPLPEALFLPVELSAPAALAAHPSAEDQAPQRPALIELQLANGRCLRFDTMLDTTTLTRLIRVLEAA; this comes from the coding sequence GTGCATAGCGACGTCGTTAACGACGTGTCTTATGCGGGGCTTTCGATGCGTGGTGACATTCTGGGTCTGGAACGGCGGCGTCGCTGGAGCGACGAGGAGAAGCTCGGGATCGTGCTGTCAATCGGGGTGGCGGGCGCGACGGTGACGCAAGTGGCGCAGCGCCACGAGGTGACCCGACAGCAGCTTTATGCCTGGCGGCATGAGCTGAAGAAGAAGGGGCTGCTTTCCCCGCTTCCGGAGGCCCTGTTCCTGCCGGTGGAATTGAGCGCGCCGGCGGCGTTGGCGGCGCATCCATCGGCTGAAGATCAAGCGCCGCAGCGCCCCGCCCTGATTGAGCTTCAGCTGGCCAATGGCCGGTGCCTGCGCTTCGACACGATGCTGGACACGACCACGCTGACGCGGTTGATCCGGGTGCTGGAGGCGGCATGA
- a CDS encoding IS3 family transposase (programmed frameshift) yields the protein MLPPHSMAIRQLSREEGISEATLHKWRSEARGKGRLLPDADAGPEGWSSRDKFAAVLETAALNEADLSEYCRTRGLYPAQITAWRAACEQANDWERASTARLAQATKEEKKRVRDLERDLARKDKALAETAALLVLRKKCGDLGGRRGRMISTPDRQTAVALIDAAVTAGARRANACAELNISDRTLRRWTKDGQVHADQRPLTPRPAPDNKLSAQERAAVLDICNSAEYASLPPSQIVPKLADRGQYLASESSFYRILRAEGQQHHRGRSKPPVRRKPPASHKASAPCQVWTWDITWMPGPVAGMFFYLYLIVDIFSRKIVAWEVHERESAELAAALIRQAVLAEGCITRPLVLHADNGSPMKGATMKVTMEKLGITASYSRPRVSNDNPFSEALFRTCKYRPNWPAKGFASKADAQAWVKSFANWYNGEHLHSAIRFVTPNARHTGRDRAALASRTILYAHARAQHPERWSGQTRNWQPAGPVWLNPEREISASEIRDVA from the exons ATGCTGCCGCCGCACAGCATGGCCATTCGGCAGCTGTCGCGGGAGGAAGGGATTTCCGAGGCGACGCTGCACAAGTGGCGGTCCGAGGCGCGGGGCAAGGGTCGGCTTTTGCCTGACGCCGATGCTGGTCCCGAAGGCTGGTCTTCGCGCGACAAGTTCGCGGCGGTGCTGGAAACAGCGGCGCTGAACGAGGCCGATCTGAGCGAATACTGCCGGACGCGCGGGCTTTATCCGGCGCAGATCACCGCGTGGCGGGCGGCATGCGAACAGGCGAATGACTGGGAGCGCGCCAGCACCGCGCGTCTGGCTCAGGCCACGAAGGAAGAGAAGAAGCGGGTCAGGGATCTGGAGCGGGACCTGGCGCGCAAGGACAAGGCTCTGGCCGAAACCGCAGCGCTTCTGGTTCTCCGAAAAAAG TGCGGCGATCTGGGGGGGCGACGAGGACGCATGATCAGCACCCCGGATCGCCAAACTGCAGTTGCTCTGATCGACGCGGCCGTCACCGCTGGCGCGCGGCGCGCCAACGCCTGTGCTGAGCTGAACATCAGCGATCGCACCCTGCGGCGCTGGACGAAAGACGGTCAGGTCCACGCCGATCAGCGCCCCCTCACGCCGCGCCCCGCGCCGGACAACAAGCTGAGCGCCCAGGAACGCGCGGCCGTTCTGGATATCTGCAACTCAGCAGAATACGCCAGCCTGCCGCCTAGCCAGATCGTGCCAAAGCTGGCCGATCGAGGGCAGTATCTGGCCTCGGAGTCCAGCTTTTACCGCATCCTGCGAGCGGAGGGGCAACAGCATCACCGGGGCCGGTCCAAGCCTCCGGTCCGGCGCAAACCACCCGCCAGCCACAAGGCCAGCGCACCCTGCCAGGTCTGGACCTGGGACATCACCTGGATGCCCGGGCCGGTCGCCGGAATGTTCTTCTATCTCTACCTGATCGTGGACATCTTCAGCCGGAAGATCGTTGCCTGGGAAGTTCATGAGCGCGAGAGCGCGGAGCTGGCGGCTGCCCTGATCCGGCAGGCGGTTCTGGCGGAAGGCTGCATCACGCGCCCGCTGGTCCTTCACGCCGACAATGGCAGCCCCATGAAGGGCGCGACGATGAAGGTGACGATGGAGAAACTCGGCATCACGGCCTCCTACAGTCGGCCGCGCGTCAGCAACGACAACCCCTTTTCCGAGGCCCTGTTTCGAACCTGCAAATACCGCCCGAACTGGCCGGCCAAGGGCTTTGCCAGCAAGGCCGATGCCCAGGCTTGGGTGAAATCCTTCGCCAACTGGTATAACGGCGAACACCTTCACAGTGCGATCCGCTTCGTCACGCCAAATGCGCGCCACACCGGACGTGACCGTGCAGCGCTCGCCAGCCGCACCATTCTCTATGCACATGCACGGGCGCAACACCCCGAACGCTGGTCAGGCCAAACCCGAAACTGGCAACCCGCCGGACCCGTCTGGCTCAATCCTGAACGCGAAATCAGCGCCTCTGAAATCAGAGACGTCGCATGA
- the tnpB gene encoding IS66 family insertion sequence element accessory protein TnpB (TnpB, as the term is used for proteins encoded by IS66 family insertion elements, is considered an accessory protein, since TnpC, encoded by a neighboring gene, is a DDE family transposase.), producing MIGPGTGVRVYLACGVTDMRKGIEGLAALAQDQLRQKPAGGAVFAFRGRRGDRLKLLYWDGPPVSA from the coding sequence ATGATCGGGCCCGGCACCGGTGTCCGGGTTTATCTGGCCTGCGGGGTGACCGACATGCGCAAGGGCATTGAGGGTTTGGCGGCCCTGGCGCAGGATCAGTTGCGCCAGAAGCCGGCAGGCGGGGCGGTGTTTGCGTTCCGCGGTCGGCGTGGCGACAGATTGAAGCTCTTGTATTGGGACGGCCCCCCTGTGTCAGCGTAG
- the tnpA gene encoding IS66-like element accessory protein TnpA, with the protein MRGDILGLERRRRWSDEEKLGIVLSIGVAGATVTQVAQRHEVTRQQLYAWRHELKKKGLLSPLPEALFLPVELSAPAALAAHPSAEDQAPQRPALIELQLANGRCLRFDTMLDTTTLTRLIRVLEAA; encoded by the coding sequence ATGCGTGGTGACATTCTGGGTCTGGAACGGCGGCGTCGCTGGAGCGACGAGGAGAAGCTCGGGATCGTGCTGTCAATCGGGGTGGCGGGCGCGACGGTGACGCAAGTGGCGCAGCGCCACGAGGTGACCCGACAGCAGCTTTATGCCTGGCGGCATGAGCTGAAGAAGAAGGGGCTGCTTTCCCCGCTTCCGGAGGCCCTGTTCCTGCCGGTGGAATTGAGCGCGCCGGCGGCGTTGGCGGCGCATCCATCGGCTGAAGATCAAGCGCCGCAGCGCCCCGCCCTGATTGAGCTTCAGCTGGCCAATGGCCGGTGCCTGCGCTTCGACACGATGCTGGACACGACCACGCTGACGCGGTTGATCCGGGTGCTGGAGGCGGCATGA
- the tnpB gene encoding IS66 family insertion sequence element accessory protein TnpB — translation MKSADNYLDKHRGQGFCLYYKVLERGRFPWPSGKDGTARLTSAQLAMLWEGIDWRRPDWGAPPARVG, via the coding sequence ATGAAATCGGCGGACAACTACCTTGATAAACACCGCGGCCAAGGCTTCTGCCTTTACTACAAGGTGCTGGAACGCGGGCGCTTTCCCTGGCCAAGCGGCAAGGACGGGACTGCGCGTCTGACATCGGCGCAGCTGGCCATGTTGTGGGAGGGAATTGACTGGAGGCGGCCGGATTGGGGGGCGCCACCGGCCCGGGTCGGCTGA
- the tnpC gene encoding IS66 family transposase → MSGTTTPLPNDPAALKAIIAALQAENQKMSASLRAHDLLVQALRVRIAKLQKQKFGASSEKIEREIEQLELALEDLQLALAEANDPSPAAEKGPDTEAQAPEPAEPQETNRRRPKVSKDTPRERREYDPGKNCPDCGGDLRVIGEDVSELIDMIAAQLKVIEIARIKKSCRRCEKIVQAPAPSRPIPRSMAGPNLLAYVLVSKFDDHVPLYRQNEIFARMGADISDTTLVDWCGGAMKALAPLIEKIEAEIMASDLLHADDTPIRVLDRSKSDKGLGKGVRKGRIWAYVRDQRPWAGKAPPGAVYQFAPDWKENHVLGHLGQAGGILQADGYKGYAKLYATDLEGKSQFREAACWAHLRRDFHDVWAATKSEIACEALDRIGKFYDIERATSGKPAELRLALRQKDTRPKVDAFRDWAEKQLTRIPGKSDLAKAFRYGLSRWSALTLFLEDGRVAIDNNAAERALRPIGVGRRNWLFAGSDAGGETLARALTVIETAKMNGLDPQAYLADVLDRIHDHMNTRLGELLPWNWTPMGTVKTEAA, encoded by the coding sequence ATGTCCGGAACGACCACGCCACTGCCCAATGATCCTGCCGCCTTGAAGGCGATCATTGCTGCGTTGCAGGCAGAAAATCAGAAGATGTCGGCCAGCTTGCGCGCGCATGATCTGCTGGTTCAGGCGCTGCGCGTTCGGATTGCCAAATTGCAGAAGCAGAAGTTCGGAGCCAGTTCGGAAAAGATCGAACGCGAGATCGAGCAACTGGAGCTGGCGCTGGAAGACCTGCAGCTGGCCCTGGCCGAGGCGAATGACCCGTCGCCCGCTGCCGAGAAGGGGCCCGACACGGAAGCACAGGCTCCGGAGCCGGCTGAACCTCAGGAAACCAACCGCCGCCGCCCGAAAGTCTCGAAGGACACGCCGCGCGAACGTCGCGAATATGACCCTGGCAAGAATTGCCCCGATTGCGGCGGCGATCTGCGGGTGATCGGTGAGGATGTCAGCGAATTGATCGACATGATCGCCGCGCAGTTGAAGGTTATCGAGATCGCGCGCATCAAGAAGTCCTGCCGACGCTGTGAGAAGATCGTCCAGGCCCCGGCACCCAGCCGGCCGATCCCGCGGAGCATGGCGGGACCGAACCTGCTCGCCTATGTCCTGGTCTCGAAGTTCGACGATCATGTGCCGCTCTACAGGCAGAACGAGATCTTTGCCCGGATGGGCGCCGATATCTCCGATACGACGCTTGTGGACTGGTGCGGCGGGGCGATGAAAGCTCTGGCGCCGCTGATCGAAAAGATCGAGGCCGAGATCATGGCCAGCGATCTGCTCCATGCCGATGACACGCCCATCCGCGTGCTTGATCGCAGCAAGAGCGACAAAGGGCTCGGCAAGGGCGTCAGGAAGGGCCGGATCTGGGCTTATGTTCGCGATCAGCGCCCTTGGGCAGGCAAGGCCCCGCCCGGCGCGGTCTATCAGTTCGCCCCGGACTGGAAGGAAAACCATGTCCTCGGCCATCTGGGCCAGGCCGGCGGCATTCTTCAAGCCGATGGCTACAAGGGCTATGCCAAGCTTTATGCCACCGATCTGGAGGGCAAGAGCCAGTTCCGCGAGGCCGCCTGCTGGGCACATCTGCGCCGTGACTTCCATGATGTCTGGGCTGCGACAAAATCCGAAATCGCGTGTGAGGCACTCGACCGGATCGGCAAGTTCTACGACATCGAGCGCGCCACCAGCGGCAAGCCCGCCGAGTTGCGGCTGGCCCTGCGACAGAAGGATACCAGGCCGAAGGTCGACGCCTTCCGGGACTGGGCCGAAAAGCAGCTGACGCGCATCCCCGGAAAAAGCGATCTGGCCAAGGCCTTCCGCTATGGGCTGAGCCGCTGGTCTGCCCTCACGCTGTTCCTCGAGGACGGGCGCGTGGCCATCGACAACAATGCGGCCGAGCGTGCCCTGAGGCCAATTGGTGTCGGCAGACGGAACTGGCTATTCGCGGGCTCGGACGCGGGCGGCGAAACGCTTGCTCGCGCCCTGACCGTTATTGAAACGGCAAAGATGAACGGGCTCGATCCGCAGGCCTATCTTGCCGATGTCCTGGACCGCATCCACGATCACATGAACACCCGTCTCGGCGAATTGCTGCCCTGGAACTGGACGCCAATGGGCACAGTCAAGACCGAGGCCGCGTAA
- the istA gene encoding IS21 family transposase, whose translation MGLLNIIRRMHVRQKLSIREIARRTGLSRNTIAKHLAEGTIEPKFATPDRPSKLDPFSEKLAGWLKTEAGKSRKQRRTLKQMHADLVTLGFTGSYNRVAAFARDWRTDRQREQQTTGRGTFVPLSFRPGEAFQFDWSEDYGLLGDERTKLQMAHIKLSHSRAFLLRAYPLQTHEMLFDAHWHGFRVFGGVPERGIYDNMKTAVDRVGRGKERQVNIRFLAMANHYVFEPEFCNPAAGWEKGQVEKNVQDSRHQVLQGMPGFPDLATMNAWLEQRCLELWHETPHGTLPGTIADVWAEERAALMPLPPAFDGFIELSKRVSPTCLISFERNRYSVPASFANRPVSLRIYPDRLVVAAEGNLLCEHGRVFQRNHQVPPRTIYDWRHYLAVLQRKPGALRNGAPFAELPPAFRQLQDQMLRKPGGDREMVDILALVLQHDEQAVLAAVELALAEGVATKTHVLNLLHRLVDGKVIGGPPLDTPQALVLHREPKANVERYDGLRTPVAGGHHAS comes from the coding sequence ATGGGACTTTTGAACATCATTCGACGGATGCATGTGCGGCAGAAGCTGTCGATACGCGAGATTGCGCGGCGCACCGGACTGTCGCGCAACACGATTGCCAAGCATCTGGCGGAGGGCACGATTGAGCCGAAGTTTGCCACGCCGGATCGGCCGAGCAAGCTTGACCCTTTTTCCGAGAAGCTGGCTGGCTGGTTGAAGACGGAAGCCGGCAAGTCGCGCAAGCAGCGGCGGACGCTGAAGCAGATGCATGCCGATCTCGTCACGCTCGGCTTCACCGGCTCCTACAACCGGGTTGCGGCCTTTGCGCGGGACTGGCGGACAGATCGCCAGCGGGAACAGCAGACCACAGGACGCGGCACCTTCGTTCCGCTGTCTTTCCGACCGGGAGAGGCCTTCCAGTTCGACTGGAGCGAAGACTACGGGCTTCTGGGTGACGAGCGCACCAAGCTTCAGATGGCGCATATCAAGCTGTCCCACAGCCGGGCCTTCCTGTTGCGCGCCTACCCACTGCAGACCCACGAGATGCTCTTCGATGCCCACTGGCATGGCTTCCGTGTCTTTGGTGGCGTGCCCGAACGGGGCATCTACGATAACATGAAGACAGCGGTGGACCGTGTCGGTCGCGGCAAGGAGCGGCAGGTCAACATCCGCTTCCTCGCGATGGCCAACCACTATGTCTTCGAGCCGGAGTTCTGCAATCCGGCGGCAGGATGGGAGAAGGGTCAGGTCGAGAAGAACGTTCAGGACTCCCGCCATCAGGTCCTGCAGGGGATGCCGGGCTTTCCCGACCTTGCCACGATGAACGCCTGGCTGGAGCAGCGTTGCCTGGAGCTGTGGCATGAGACCCCGCATGGCACGCTGCCCGGCACGATCGCCGATGTCTGGGCTGAGGAGCGGGCCGCGCTGATGCCGTTGCCGCCGGCTTTTGACGGCTTTATCGAGTTGAGCAAGCGCGTCTCGCCCACCTGCCTGATCAGCTTCGAGCGCAATCGCTACAGCGTTCCCGCGTCCTTTGCGAACCGGCCTGTCAGTCTACGGATTTACCCGGATCGACTGGTCGTGGCGGCCGAGGGCAACCTCCTGTGCGAGCATGGCCGCGTGTTCCAGCGCAACCACCAGGTGCCGCCACGGACGATCTACGATTGGCGGCATTACCTGGCTGTTCTCCAGCGCAAGCCCGGGGCTCTCAGGAACGGAGCACCATTCGCGGAACTGCCGCCTGCCTTCCGGCAACTGCAGGACCAGATGCTGCGCAAGCCTGGTGGTGATCGCGAGATGGTCGATATCCTTGCCCTGGTTCTTCAGCACGACGAGCAGGCCGTCCTCGCCGCCGTGGAACTGGCCCTGGCCGAGGGCGTGGCAACCAAGACCCATGTGCTGAACCTGTTGCACCGGCTGGTCGACGGCAAGGTCATCGGCGGGCCGCCCCTCGATACCCCGCAGGCTCTGGTTCTCCATCGCGAACCCAAGGCCAATGTCGAGCGCTATGACGGCCTGCGCACCCCCGTTGCAGGGGGCCATCATGCGTCATGA
- the tnpC gene encoding IS66 family transposase → MSGTTTPLPNDPAALKAIIAALQAENQKMSASLRAHDLLVQALRVRIAKLQKQKFGASSEKIEREIEQLELALEDLQLALAEANDPSPAAEKGPDTEAQAPEPAEPQETNRRRPKVSKDTPRERREYDPGKNCPDCGGDLRVIGEDVSELIDMIAAQLKVIEIARIKKSCRRCEKIVQAPAPSRPIPRSMAGPNLLAYVLVSKFDDHVPLYRQNEIFARMGADISDTTLVDWCGGAMKALAPLIEKIEAEIMASDLLHADDTPIRVLDRSKSDKGLGKGVRKGRIWAYVRDQRPWAGKAPPGAVYQFAPDWKENHVLGHLGQAGGILQADGYKGYAKLYATDLEGKSQFREAACWAHLRRDFHDVWAATKSEIACEALDRIGKFYDIERATSGKPAELRLALRQKDTRPKVDAFRDWAEKQLTRIPGKSDLAKAFRYGLSRWSALTLFLEDGRVAIDNNAAERALRPIGVGRRNWLFAGSDAGGETLARALTVIETAKMNGLDPQAYLADVLDRIHDHMNTRLGELLPWNWTPMGTVKTEAA, encoded by the coding sequence ATGTCCGGAACGACCACGCCACTGCCCAATGATCCTGCCGCCTTGAAGGCGATCATTGCTGCGTTGCAGGCAGAAAATCAGAAGATGTCGGCCAGCTTGCGCGCGCATGATCTGCTGGTTCAGGCGCTGCGCGTTCGGATTGCCAAATTGCAGAAGCAGAAGTTCGGAGCCAGTTCGGAAAAGATCGAACGCGAGATCGAGCAACTGGAGCTGGCGCTGGAAGACCTGCAGCTGGCCCTGGCCGAGGCGAATGACCCGTCGCCCGCTGCCGAGAAGGGGCCCGACACGGAAGCACAGGCTCCGGAGCCGGCTGAACCTCAGGAAACCAACCGCCGCCGCCCGAAAGTCTCGAAGGACACGCCGCGCGAACGTCGCGAATATGACCCTGGCAAGAATTGCCCCGATTGCGGCGGCGATCTGCGGGTGATCGGTGAGGATGTCAGCGAATTGATCGACATGATCGCCGCGCAGTTGAAGGTTATCGAGATCGCGCGCATCAAGAAGTCCTGCCGACGCTGTGAGAAGATCGTCCAGGCCCCGGCACCCAGCCGGCCGATCCCGCGGAGCATGGCGGGACCGAACCTGCTCGCCTATGTCCTGGTCTCGAAGTTCGACGATCATGTGCCGCTCTACAGGCAGAACGAGATCTTTGCCCGGATGGGCGCCGATATCTCCGATACGACGCTTGTGGACTGGTGCGGCGGGGCGATGAAAGCTCTGGCGCCGCTGATCGAAAAGATCGAGGCCGAGATCATGGCCAGCGATCTGCTCCATGCCGATGACACGCCCATCCGCGTGCTTGATCGCAGCAAGAGCGACAAAGGGCTCGGCAAGGGCGTCAGGAAGGGCCGGATCTGGGCTTATGTTCGCGATCAGCGCCCTTGGGCAGGCAAGGCCCCGCCCGGCGCGGTCTATCAGTTCGCCCCGGACTGGAAGGAAAACCATGTCCTCGGCCATCTGGGCCAGGCCGGCGGCATTCTTCAAGCCGATGGCTACAAGGGCTATGCCAAGCTTTATGCCACCGATCTGGAGGGCAAGAGCCAGTTCCGCGAGGCCGCCTGCTGGGCACATCTGCGCCGTGACTTCCATGATGTCTGGGCTGCGACAAAATCCGAAATCGCGTGTGAGGCACTCGACCGGATCGGCAAGTTCTACGACATCGAGCGCGCCACCAGCGGCAAGCCCGCCGAGTTGCGGCTGGCCCTGCGACAGAAGGATACCAGGCCGAAGGTCGACGCCTTCCGGGACTGGGCCGAAAAGCAGCTGACGCGCATCCCCGGAAAAAGCGATCTGGCCAAGGCCTTCCGCTATGGGCTGAGCCGCTGGTCTGCCCTCACGCTGTTCCTCGAGGACGGGCGCGTGGCCATCGACAACAATGCGGCCGAGCGTGCCCTGAGGCCAATTGGTGTCGGCAGACGGAACTGGCTATTCGCGGGCTCGGACGCGGGCGGCGAAACGCTTGCTCGCGCCCTGACGGTCATCGAAACGGCAAAGATGAACGGGCTCGATCCGCAGGCCTATCTTGCCGATGTCCTGGACCGCATCCACGATCACATGAACACCCGTCTCGGCGAATTGCTGCCCTGGAACTGGACGCCAATGGGCACAGTCAAGACCGAGGCCGCGTAA
- the tnpB gene encoding IS66 family insertion sequence element accessory protein TnpB (TnpB, as the term is used for proteins encoded by IS66 family insertion elements, is considered an accessory protein, since TnpC, encoded by a neighboring gene, is a DDE family transposase.), translated as MIGPGTGVRVYLACGVTDMRKGIEGLAALAQDQLRQKPAGGAVFAFRGRRGDRLKLLYWDGQGFCLYYKVLERGRFPWPSGKDGTARLTSAQLAMLWEGIDWRRPDWGAPPARVG; from the coding sequence ATGATCGGGCCCGGCACCGGTGTCCGGGTTTATCTGGCCTGCGGGGTGACCGACATGCGCAAGGGCATTGAGGGTTTGGCGGCCCTGGCGCAGGATCAGTTGCGCCAGAAGCCGGCAGGCGGGGCGGTGTTTGCGTTCCGCGGTCGGCGTGGCGACAGATTGAAGCTCTTGTATTGGGACGGCCAAGGCTTCTGCCTTTACTACAAGGTGCTGGAACGCGGGCGCTTTCCCTGGCCAAGCGGCAAGGACGGGACTGCGCGTCTGACATCGGCGCAGCTGGCCATGTTGTGGGAGGGAATTGACTGGAGGCGGCCGGATTGGGGGGCGCCACCGGCCCGGGTCGGCTGA